One Gambusia affinis linkage group LG15, SWU_Gaff_1.0, whole genome shotgun sequence genomic window carries:
- the tecta gene encoding alpha-tectorin, with the protein MVRRCCPLTLLQLLSVFAQTRALTQDLLYPYGPAHRDLETPKMDDGSSVEIPLLIPFIFFNVPYRSIYVNNNGVISFNVQVSQFTPEAFPLSDSRSFIAPLWADVHNGIRGDVYYRETTDPELLERATQDVRRHFKNMPSFTATWVFVATWHQVTFYGGSQTTPVNTFQTVLISDGAAFFSMFNYGEITWSTGTASGGDPLTGLGGTTAQAGFNGGDIGHFFNLPGSRSNDVVNIEQTTNVNIPGRWFFRVDTELIDPANGCSYNGRYYRRGEIFWISDQCSQRCRCLDINNQVQCLEAPCGQFENCEQQDGAFYCQPTRTSTCVVFGDPHYHTFDGFLYHFQGTCSYLLARPCWEVVGLPFFSVEAKNENRGVTTVSWLRDVTVEVYGHRVMIPKGSLGSVQVDGLMKALPVQLELGAVKVYQSGVAVALETDFGLLVTYDGQHYASISLPSSYFNNTCGLCGNYNDDPADDPVLPDGSLAESVVELGGSWRAVDTDWRCSDGCAQNCSVCDPITEAMYFRSDYCGLINKTDGPFRDCRAVVDPTAFVYSCVYDMCSNRDNITTLCYAIQAYALACQALGVTIRPWRTRTFCAMSCPEFSRYEVCTNACPASCSDLTAPLYCAHPCTEGCQCEPGYVLSGNRCVQQDDCGCEHNDLYYPLNHTFWAGPGGEEGDCSLRCTCGFAGEVSCFNESCKEGEVCVAELGLLGCYPRREGVCSVTQNSVTSSFDGTFLLFPDDSSYYLLKLCGPVPANGSMVEVKIGRRLVSKGPTWKRPVIVTVANLEAQMGGTDFDTVKVNGEPVVLPFIHPMETMMIYRAPGNATVVESRGLLRVHYTRQGFLNISLSTIFYNVTCGLCGVFNSNATDDLRLPNGRLAENTEQFTEGWKSIADDLTCNGDCDDLYRMCTDLRLYQSPWMCGNINDPGNSSFLACHSVVNPSPFFRNCLYNMCIREGNRSALCTSLQAYATACQDAQVGLASWRSATNCPLPCPENSHFEECTTACPLTCTNLDEPEEPCPLPCQEGCQCEEGFAMRDGLCVARSDCGCLYHGHQVATNQTFWTDWECQERCYCNGSDNSAYCQLAPCHPEEYCQENDGLYFCQPRTEALCVAAGYGHFQAFTGMPFELQSSCTLKMATTVCRRREPAGTGGVFPRFKLAVRNEERDTGQAIWVRGFVLEVYEYEVEVSRSYKNTVTVNKERLYLPLKLGPGKVNITSLGMLLVLETDFGLTVSYDWNTLLLLTLPRDLYNASCGLCQGMPFSPPTLSSTDWAMTWAERDTFCQVGCGDSCPRCGLGEKSMPNSAPLMVADSSMISDNEDEPNGVATGIRFHVGDGLYVFVEPEAVRLCGLIVDRGGVFARCHSKVAPAFFYQSCLQDTCLDQGALDTICNWLQIYASTCQTQGVLLTGWRSDTPCVQSCPPNSHYSSCMSVCPPQCAPARGQRDCSQDCVEGCQCDLGYVLNGKSCILSQNCGCYTDGKYYEPKQLFWNNDCTKRCQCIGRNLIQCDPRRCKAEEECTLRFGVRGCFARRSQHCVASGGGVFRTFDGASLRLPASCSFVLSTNCHKLPDLSFQLIANFDKWSTPNLTTISHVYLYINEENILISGSTVKVNGTPVSVPFLTGLMTRLSTSEGFIVIDTPQDIQVRYNRFNTLSITMGQRLQNKVCGLCGNFNGDPNDDYITSRGKPAVSALELAQSWKTNGMQNSCDETQYVALAQSCDNTAVLALQGEEACQKLTQLKGFFQPCHGLLDPQPFYQSCYLDGCYNHRTAQVCGSLAAYAEACRSLGTLTTKWITQENCSEWIYDPCAGEICTNFTCELENGGDLCGCPELPTNPAGEDDIIQAEVNCKHAQMEVSISKCKLFQLGFEREDVRINDERCAGIEGEDFISFHINNTKGHCGSIVQSNGTHIMYKNTVWIESVNNTGNVITRDKTINVEFSCAYELDLKISLETVLKPMLRDPKVLWVWRTMSPNPAAGSSNNQTKRFPL; encoded by the exons ATGGTCAGACGTTGCTGTCCACTCACGCTGCTCCAACTCTTAAGCGTTTTTGCACAGACCAGAG CTCTTACTCAGGATCTTTTGTACCCATATGGACCGGCTCACCGGGATCTTGAAACTCCGAAGATGGATGACGGGAGTTCAGTTGAGATTCCTCTGCTCATTCCCTTCATTTTCTTCAACGTCCCCTACCGTTCCATCTAT GTCAACAACAACGGCGTGATCTCCTTCAACGTTCAGGTTAGCCAGTTCACGCCTGAGGCTTTCCCTCTGAGCGACAGCAGGTCTTTCATTGCTCCGCTGTGGGCAGATGTGCACAACGGCATCCGTGGAGATGTCTACTACAGAGAGACCACCGATCCCGAACTGCTGGAGAGGGCGACACAGGATGTCCGCAGGCACTTCAAAAACATGCCCAGCTTCACAGCCACCTGGGTCTTTGTGGCGACGTGGCACCAGGTCACCTTCTACGGAGGGAGCCAGACCACGCCG GTGAACACTTTCCAGACTGTACTGATCTCAGATGGCGCAGCTTTCTTCAGCATGTTCAACTACGGGGAAATCACATGGAGCACCGGAACGGCCAGCGGGGGAGATCCTCTGACGGGACTCGGTGGGACGACGGCTCAG GCAGGTTTTAATGGAGGCGATATCGGTCACTTCTTCAACCTACCGGGATCGCGGTCAAATGATGTGGTGAACATCGAACAGACCACCAATGTAAATATTCCTGGACGCTGGTTTTTCCGCGTTGACACCGAACTGATAGATCCTGCCAATGGCTGCAGCTATAATG GACGGTATTACAGACGAGGGGAGATCTTCTGGATATCTGACCAGTGCTCCCAGCGCTGCCGATGTCTTGACATAAATAACCAGGTTCAGTGCCTGGAGGCCCCATGTGGACAGTTTGAGAACTGCGAGCAGCAGGATGGGGCCTTTTACTGCCAGCCTACGCGCACCAGCACCTGCGTGGTGTTTGGAGACCCTCATTATCACACCTTTGATGGCTTCCTCTACCACTTCCAAGGCACCTGCTCCTACCTGCTGGCCCGGCCGTGCTGGGAGGTGGTAGGACTGCCCTTCTTCAGCGTGGAGGCCAAAAACGAGAATCGCGGCGTTACCACGGTGTCCTGGTTACGAGACGTGACGGTGGAGGTCTACGGCCATAGAGTGATGATACCTAAAGGCAGTTTGGGAAGTGTCCAG gTGGACGGCTTGATGAAGGCATTGCCAGTCCAACTGGAGCTTGGTGCCGTAAAAGTCTACCAGTCTGGGGTTGCTGTTGCTTTAGAAACAGACTTTGGACTTCTGGTGACCTACGACGGCCAGCACTATGCCTCCATCTCCTTACCAAGCTCCTACTTCAACAACACCTGTGGCCTTTGCGGAAACTACAACGACGACCCTGCAGACGATCCCGTGCTTCCGGACGGCTCTCTTGCGGAAAGCGTGGTGGAGTTGGGAGGCAGCTGGCGAGCAGTAGACACCGACTGGAGGTGCAGCGACGGCTGTGCTCAGAACTGCAGCGTTTGCGACCCCATTACAGAAGCCATGTACTTTCGCTCGGACTACTGTGGGCTAATAAACAAAACCGACGGACCCTTTCGAGACTGCAGAGCTGTGGTGGACCCCACGGCATTTGTATATAGCTGTGTGTACGATATGTGCAGCAACAGGGATAACATCACCACGCTGTGCTACGCCATCCAGGCCTACGCTTTAGCATGTCAGGCCCTTGGAGTCACAATACGACCCTGGAGAACGCGCACATTCTGTG CTATGTCCTGTCCGGAGTTCAGCCGTTATGAAGTGTGTACCAATGCGTGTCCGGCCTCCTGCTCGGACCTTACCGCGCCCCTGTACTGCGCTCACCCCTGCACCGAGGGCTGCCAGTGCGAACCCGGCTACGTCCTCAGCGGCAACCGCTGCGTGCAGCAGGACGACTGCGGCTGCGAACACAACGACCTTTATTACCCCCTCAACCACACGTTCTGGGCCGGCCCCGGCGGGGAGGAAGGCGACTGCTCCCTCCGCTGCACATGCGGGTTTGCTGGGGAAGTCTCCTGTTTCAATGAGTCCTGCAAGGAGGGCGAGGTGTGTGTGGCCGAGCTGGGCTTGCTGGGCTGTTACCCTCGGAGGGAGGGAGTTTGCTCGGTCACCCAGAACTCTGTGACATCCAGCTTTGATGGCACCTTCCTGCTGTTTCCGGACGACAGCTCCTACTACTTGCTGAAGCTGTGTGGTCCGGTACCGGCCAACGGGTCAATGGTGGAGGTGAAGATCGGCAGGCGGCTCGTGAGCAAAGGTCCCACTTGGAAGAGACCTGTGATAGTAACCGTAGCTAACCTGGAGGCACAGATGGGTGGTACAGATTTTGATACAGTAAAG GTGAATGGTGAACCGGTTGTTCTGCCGTTCATCCATCCAATGGAGACCATGATGATCTACAGGGCACCAGGAAATGCAACCGTGGTGGAGTCCAGAGGTCTGCTCCGCGTCCACTACACCCGCCAGGGATTCCTGAACATCTCCCTCTCCACCATCTTCTACAACGTCACCTGTGGCTTATGCGGCGTCTTCAACAGCAACGCCACGGACGACCTGCGCCTGCCCAACGGGCGCCTGGCTGAAAATACTGAACAGTTCACAGAGGGATGGAAATCCATTGCAGACGACCTTACATGCAACGGGGACTGCGACGACCTGTATCGCATGTGCACAGACCTGCGCCTTTACCAGAGTCCCTGGATGTGTGGCAACATCAACGACCCGGGGAACAGCTCTTTCCTGGCCTGCCACTCGGTGGTCAACCCGTCTCCGTTCTTCAGGAACTGCCTGTACAACATGTGCATTAGGGAAGGAAACCGGTCGGCCCTTTGCACCTCTCTGCAGGCGTACGCCACAGCCTGCCAGGATGCCCAAGTGGGCCTCGCCTCCTGGAGGAGTGCAACCAACTGCC CTCTTCCTTGTCCAGAGAACAGCCATTTTGAAGAATGCACCACCGCTTGCCCTTTGACCTGCACCAACCTGGATGAGCCCGAGGAGCCGTGCCCTCTGCCGTGCCAGGAGGGCTGCCAATGTGAAGAAGGCTTTGCGATGCGGGACGGCCTGTGCGTGGCCCGGAGCGACTGCGGCTGCCTGTACCACGGCCACCAGGTGGCCACCAACCAGACCTTCTGGACTGACTGGGAATGCCAGGAGCGCTGCTACTGCAACGGCTCCGACAACAGCGCGTACTGCCAGCTCGCACCCTGCCACCCCGAGGAGTACTGCCAGGAGAACGACGGCCTGTACTTCTGCCAGCCACGCACCGAGGCCCTGTGTGTGGCCGCAGGTTACGGACATTTTCAGGCATTCACTGGCATGCCGTTTGAGCTTCAGAGCTCATGTACTCTCAAGATGGCCACCACCGTTTGTAGGCGGAGAGAGCCGGCGGGGACAGGTGGAGTTTTCCCTCGGTTTAAACTGGCGGTTCGCAATGAGGAGAGAGATACTGGACAGGCCATCTGGGTGAGGGGCTTCGTGCTGGAGGTCTACGAATACGAGGTGGAGGTTTCTCGAAGCTACAAGAACACTGTAACT GTCAACAAGGAGCGCCTGTACCTCCCCTTGAAGCTGGGCCCGGGGAAGGTCAACATCACTTCCTTGGGGATGCTGCTTGTTCTGGAAACGGATTTCGGCCTGACGGTGTCGTATGACTGGAACACGCTCCTCCTTTTGACTTTACCGAGAGACCTCTACAACGCCTCCTGCGGCCTCTGCCAGGGCATGCCCTTCTCCCCGCCCACTCTGAGCTCCACGGACTGGGCCATGACCTGGGCCGAGAGGGACACCTTCTGCCAGGTGGGCTGCGGCGACTCCTGTCCACGCTGCGGGCTCGGGGAGAAGAGCATGCCCAACAGCGCCCCCCTCATGGTGGCCGACTCCAGCATGATTAGCGATAACGAGGACGAGCCGAACGGAGTCGCCACCGGCATACGCTTCCACGTCGGGGACGGACTCTACGTGTTCGTGGAGCCGGAGGCCGTCAGGCTGTGTGGGCTGATTGTGGACCGGGGAGGCGTGTTTGCACGCTGTCACAGCAAGGTGGCGCCAGCGTTCTTTTATCAGAGCTGCCTGCAGGACACTTGTTTGGATCAAGGAGCTCTGGACACGATCTGTAACTGGCTGCAGATCTACGCCAGCACCTGCCAGACCCAGGGTGTGCTTTTAACCGGCTGGAGGAGTGACACGCCGTGTG TCCAGAGCTGTCCTCCGAACAGCCATTACTCCAGCTGCATGTCGGTGTGCCCGCCCCAGTGCGCCCCCGCCCGCGGCCAGCGGGACTGCAGCCAGGACTGCGTGGAGGGCTGCCAGTGCGACCTGGGCTACGTGCTCAACGGCAAGAGCTGCATCCTGTCCCAGAACTGCGGCTGCTATACGGACGGAAAATACTACGAG CCCAAACAGCTGTTCTGGAACAACGACTGCACCAAGCGCTGCCAGTGCATCGGGCGGAACCTGATCCAGTGCGACCCGCGGCGCTGCAAGGCGGAGGAAGAGTGCACTCTGCGATTCGGGGTCCGGGGCTGCTTCGCGCGGCGCTCTCAGCACTGCGTGGCATCGGGCGGCGGCGTCTTCAGGACCTTCGACGGGGCGTCGCTGCGTCTCCCGGCCTCCTGCTCCTTCGTCCTCTCCACAAACTGCCACAAGCTGCCCGACCTCTCCTTCCAGCTCATCGCCAACTTCGATAAATGGAGCACGCCCAACCTCACCACCATCTCTCATGTCTACCTCTACATAAACGAGGAGAACATACTGATCTCTGGCAGCACCGTCAAG GTGAACGGGACGCCCGTGTCCGTCCCGTTCCTAACGGGCCTGATGACGCGTCTGTCCACGTCTGAGGGCTTCATCGTCATCGACACGCCGCAGGACATTCAGGTTCGCTACAACCGCTTCAACACCCTCAGCATCACCATGGGCCAGCGGCTCCAGAACAAGGTGTGCGGCCTGTGTGGAAACTTCAACGGAGACCCCAACGACGACTACATCACCTCCCGGGGCAAACCGGCCGTCAGCGCGCTGGAGCTGGCCCAGAGCTGGAAGACCAACGGCATGCAGAACAG TTGTGACGAGACCCAGTACGTGGCTTTAGCCCAGTCCTGTGACAACACGGCCGTCCTGGCGCTGCAGGGCGAAGAGGCCTGTCAGAAGCTGACCCAGCTGAAGGGCTTCTTCCAGCCGTGCCACGGCCTGCTGGACCCGCAGCCCTTCTACCAGTCCTGCTACCTGGACGGCTGCTACAACCACCGCACGGCGCAGGTCTGCGGCTCCCTGGCAGCCTACGCCGAGGCCTGCCGCTCCCTAGGAACCCTGACCACCAAGTGGATCACCCAGGAGAACTGCT